A stretch of Leptospira terpstrae serovar Hualin str. LT 11-33 = ATCC 700639 DNA encodes these proteins:
- a CDS encoding type II toxin-antitoxin system RelE/ParE family toxin codes for MSKKWKILYFTENEEFPSEIEIFINSKDERNQAKIFAWLNKLAELGPNLPRPYADLLIDGIHELRIKLSGSQIRILYFFCYKDYIILTNQFVKNTDKVPKAEIKKAIKRRDFFLKKYSEKNYKEFNL; via the coding sequence GTGTCCAAGAAATGGAAAATTCTATATTTTACAGAAAATGAAGAATTTCCTTCTGAAATAGAAATTTTCATCAATTCAAAAGATGAAAGAAACCAAGCAAAAATATTCGCTTGGTTAAATAAACTTGCTGAACTGGGGCCAAATCTCCCTAGGCCATACGCGGATTTATTAATTGATGGGATCCACGAATTAAGAATTAAACTTTCGGGTTCACAAATAAGAATATTGTATTTCTTCTGCTACAAAGATTATATTATACTTACGAATCAATTTGTAAAAAATACTGATAAAGTCCCCAAAGCAGAAATTAAAAAGGCAATTAAAAGAAGAGATTTTTTCCTAAAAAAATATTCAGAAAAAAACTATAAGGAGTTTAATTTATGA
- a CDS encoding type II toxin-antitoxin system HigB family toxin, translated as MRVISRKILRDFYSIPKYSDSKIPIEVWFKDTSKASWKSPSDIKKKYRNASFLKDNRIVFNIHGNKYRLIIKVHYNLQTVFIRFIGTHEQYDKINAEVI; from the coding sequence GTGAGGGTTATTTCAAGAAAGATTTTAAGAGATTTCTATTCTATTCCTAAATACTCGGACTCTAAAATCCCTATCGAAGTTTGGTTTAAAGACACTTCCAAAGCCAGTTGGAAATCCCCTTCTGATATAAAGAAAAAATACAGAAATGCTAGTTTTCTTAAAGATAATAGAATCGTTTTCAACATACATGGAAACAAATACAGACTCATTATAAAGGTTCATTATAATTTACAGACTGTTTTCATTAGATTTATAGGAACTCACGAACAATACGATAAAATCAATGCTGAGGTGATTTAA
- a CDS encoding helix-turn-helix domain-containing protein gives MNIKPIKNQKDHLEAISEIEKLWDAKKNTPEYDKLDILITLVDAYEAKHYPIEDPDPIEALKSVMDDMNMKSVDLGNLIGGRSRATEILNRKRKLTLEMIRKINQNLGIPTDILVKEYKVKTAKTGRKRTPSVA, from the coding sequence ATGAACATTAAACCTATCAAGAATCAAAAGGATCACTTAGAAGCTATCTCTGAAATTGAAAAACTGTGGGATGCTAAGAAAAATACTCCCGAATACGATAAATTAGATATTCTAATCACTTTAGTTGATGCTTACGAAGCTAAGCACTACCCGATTGAAGATCCAGATCCAATTGAAGCTTTAAAATCCGTTATGGACGACATGAATATGAAAAGTGTTGATTTGGGAAATCTAATCGGCGGACGAAGTCGTGCCACCGAAATCTTAAATCGAAAAAGAAAACTTACTTTGGAAATGATTCGAAAGATTAATCAGAATCTTGGAATACCTACGGACATTCTAGTAAAAGAATATAAAGTCAAAACTGCCAAGACAGGAAGAAAAAGAACGCCGTCCGTGGCGTAA